From one Streptomyces sp. ICC1 genomic stretch:
- the hemB gene encoding porphobilinogen synthase — translation MSTYGSFPGSRPRRLRTTPAMRRMVAETRLHPSDLILPAFVREGISEPLAISAMPGVVQHTRDTLRKAAVEAVAAGVSGIMLFGVPADENKDARGTAGTEPDGILQLAIRDVKAEVGDELVIMSDLCLDEYTDHGHCGVLDEHGRVDNDATLERYAEMAQVQADAGVHVVGPSGMMDGQVGVVRDALDETGHEDVSILAYTAKYSSAFYGPFREAVASSLQGDRKTYQQDPANARESLRELALDLEEGADMVMVKPAGPYLDILYRVAQAVDVPVAAYQISGEFAMIEAAAEKGWIERDRAILETLLGIKRAGADTILTYWATEVAGWLRAER, via the coding sequence ATGAGCACGTACGGATCCTTCCCCGGCTCGCGGCCCCGCCGGCTGCGCACCACCCCGGCGATGCGGAGGATGGTCGCGGAGACCAGGCTGCACCCCTCGGACCTGATCCTCCCGGCCTTCGTGCGGGAGGGGATCTCGGAGCCGCTCGCCATCTCGGCGATGCCGGGCGTGGTCCAGCACACCCGGGACACGCTGCGGAAGGCCGCCGTGGAGGCGGTCGCGGCGGGCGTCTCGGGGATCATGCTGTTCGGGGTCCCGGCGGACGAGAACAAGGACGCGCGGGGCACGGCGGGCACCGAGCCGGACGGGATCCTGCAGCTCGCGATCCGCGACGTGAAGGCCGAGGTCGGGGACGAGCTCGTCATCATGTCGGACCTCTGCCTCGACGAGTACACCGACCACGGGCACTGCGGGGTCCTGGACGAGCACGGGCGCGTCGACAACGACGCGACGCTGGAGCGCTACGCCGAGATGGCGCAGGTCCAGGCCGACGCGGGCGTCCACGTGGTCGGCCCCAGCGGGATGATGGACGGCCAGGTCGGCGTCGTCCGCGACGCGCTGGACGAGACGGGCCACGAGGACGTCTCCATCCTCGCGTACACGGCGAAGTACTCCTCCGCCTTCTACGGCCCCTTCCGCGAGGCCGTCGCCTCCTCGCTCCAGGGCGACCGCAAGACGTACCAGCAGGACCCGGCGAACGCCCGCGAGTCGCTGCGCGAGCTCGCCCTCGACCTGGAGGAGGGTGCGGACATGGTCATGGTCAAGCCGGCCGGTCCCTACCTCGACATCCTGTACCGGGTCGCGCAGGCGGTCGACGTGCCGGTGGCGGCGTACCAGATCAGCGGCGAGTTCGCGATGATCGAGGCGGCGGCGGAGAAGGGCTGGATCGAGCGAGACCGGGCCATCCTGGAGACGCTGCTCGGCATCAAGCGCGCGGGCGCGGACACGATCCTGACGTACTGGGCGACGGAGGTCGCGGGCTGGCTCCGCGCGGAGCGCTGA
- the hemC gene encoding hydroxymethylbilane synthase: MNPRLDQPLRLGTRRSKLAMSQSGHVAEAVRAITGRPVELVEITTYGDVSRESLSQIGGTGVFVTALREALVRGEVDFAVHSLKDLPTAQPAELVIAAMPQREDARDALVARDGLTFEQLPDGARIGTGSPRRTSQLHAYAKSLGKVIETVAIRGNVDTRIGFVRDGELDAVVLAAAGLNRIGRGDEATDLISVDNVLPAPGQGALAVECLASSTDLIAALGELDDPYTRAAVTAERALLAALEAGCSAPVGALADLLADGQIVNEMRLRGVVGTLDGSTLVQMSTTGPVPQSYDEAMALGRELADEMLAKGAAGLMGERSL; this comes from the coding sequence ATGAATCCACGTCTCGACCAGCCCCTCCGGCTCGGCACGCGACGCAGCAAGCTGGCCATGTCCCAGTCCGGACATGTGGCCGAGGCGGTACGGGCGATCACCGGCCGACCCGTCGAGCTCGTGGAGATCACGACCTACGGTGACGTGTCCCGTGAGAGCCTCTCGCAGATCGGCGGCACCGGCGTCTTCGTCACCGCCCTGCGCGAGGCCCTCGTACGCGGCGAAGTCGACTTCGCCGTGCACTCGCTGAAGGACCTGCCCACCGCGCAGCCCGCCGAGCTCGTCATCGCCGCCATGCCGCAGCGCGAGGACGCCCGCGACGCGCTCGTCGCCCGCGACGGCCTGACCTTCGAGCAGCTGCCCGACGGCGCGCGCATCGGTACCGGTTCGCCGCGCCGCACGTCCCAGCTGCACGCCTACGCCAAGTCGCTCGGCAAGGTCATCGAGACCGTCGCCATCCGCGGCAACGTCGACACCCGGATCGGGTTCGTGCGGGACGGAGAGCTCGACGCCGTCGTCCTCGCCGCCGCCGGACTCAACCGGATCGGCCGCGGCGACGAGGCCACCGACCTGATCTCCGTCGACAACGTGCTGCCCGCACCCGGCCAGGGTGCCCTGGCCGTGGAGTGCCTCGCGTCCTCGACGGACCTGATCGCCGCGCTCGGCGAGCTCGACGACCCGTACACCCGGGCCGCCGTGACCGCCGAACGTGCCCTGCTCGCCGCCCTGGAGGCCGGCTGCAGCGCCCCCGTCGGGGCGCTCGCCGACCTGCTGGCCGACGGGCAGATTGTCAATGAGATGCGCCTGCGGGGAGTCGTGGGAACCCTCGACGGTTCCACGCTGGTGCAGATGTCCACCACCGGTCCCGTGCCCCAGTCGTACGACGAGGCCATGGCGCTCGGCCGCGAACTCGCGGACGAGATGCTGGCCAAGGGCGCGGCCGGTCTGATGGGGGAGCGGTCGCTTTGA
- a CDS encoding glutaredoxin family protein, whose translation MSPLLRRAGKKRPEERMVTLIGKPGCHLCDDAQEVVEKVCAETGAQWEKKDISQDEELYRLHWEQIPVVLVDGEQHTFWRVNPDRLRRALQA comes from the coding sequence ATGAGTCCTTTGCTGCGCCGAGCCGGAAAGAAGCGTCCCGAGGAGCGGATGGTCACGCTCATCGGGAAGCCGGGGTGCCATCTGTGCGATGACGCCCAGGAAGTGGTCGAGAAGGTCTGCGCCGAGACGGGCGCACAGTGGGAGAAGAAGGACATCTCGCAGGACGAGGAGCTCTACCGCCTGCACTGGGAGCAGATTCCCGTGGTGCTGGTGGACGGCGAACAGCACACCTTCTGGAGGGTGAACCCTGACCGGCTCCGACGGGCATTGCAGGCTTGA
- a CDS encoding redox-sensing transcriptional repressor Rex, protein MATGRTHRPATRSRGIPEATVARLPLYLRALTALSERSVPTVSSEELAAAAGVNSAKLRKDFSYLGSYGTRGVGYDVEYLVYQISRELGLTQDWPVVIVGIGNLGAALANYGGFASRGFRVAALIDADPAMAGKPVAGMPVQHTDDLEKIIEENGVSIGVIATPAGAAQQVSERLIAAGVTSILNFAPTVLSVPDGVDVRKVDLSIELQILAFHEQRKAGEEAAAAAAAGGSAAGTGTGAAPAAAVVPPAGRAAAVARKGNPEGDHPAVMPA, encoded by the coding sequence GTGGCAACTGGCCGAACTCACCGACCGGCGACCCGCAGCCGAGGTATTCCCGAGGCCACTGTCGCCCGGCTTCCGCTGTACTTGCGTGCCCTCACCGCGCTCTCCGAGCGATCGGTGCCCACGGTGTCCTCCGAGGAGCTCGCCGCAGCCGCCGGAGTCAACTCCGCGAAGCTGCGCAAGGACTTCTCCTACCTCGGCTCCTACGGGACGCGCGGGGTCGGATACGACGTGGAATACCTCGTCTACCAGATCTCCCGCGAGCTCGGACTGACCCAGGACTGGCCGGTCGTCATCGTCGGCATCGGCAACCTGGGCGCGGCCCTCGCCAACTACGGAGGCTTCGCGTCCCGCGGCTTCCGCGTGGCGGCGCTCATCGACGCCGACCCGGCCATGGCCGGGAAGCCCGTCGCGGGCATGCCCGTACAGCACACCGATGACCTGGAGAAGATCATCGAGGAGAACGGCGTCTCGATCGGGGTCATCGCGACCCCGGCCGGTGCGGCGCAGCAGGTGAGCGAGCGGCTGATCGCCGCCGGCGTCACCTCCATCCTGAACTTCGCGCCCACGGTGCTGTCCGTGCCCGACGGCGTGGACGTGCGCAAGGTCGACCTGTCGATCGAGCTGCAGATCCTGGCGTTCCACGAGCAGCGCAAGGCCGGCGAGGAAGCCGCCGCAGCCGCTGCCGCCGGCGGCAGCGCCGCGGGCACCGGCACCGGCGCGGCCCCCGCCGCCGCCGTGGTCCCGCCCGCCGGGCGGGCCGCGGCCGTCGCGCGCAAGGGCAACCCCGAGGGCGACCACCCGGCGGTGATGCCGGCATGA
- a CDS encoding TetR/AcrR family transcriptional regulator, translating into MAKDPDGETGLPASLEMAWGLRERPGKGPRPTLTLPRIVDAAVALAAGEGMDAVSMGRVAKELGVSTMSLYRYVTAKEELYILMADAGVGTPPPEPSGGGEGMGWRELLSQWAYAQRTVLMMNTWILRIPITGAPVSPNQLAWMERGLAAMAGTALRESEKVSAIVLIGGLVRNEATMAADMMDAIVKSGVAPDQVLGQYVRTLRLMTGPDTHPAVTRLLESDAFTGSDEPDFQFRFGLNRILDGLAALIGERSAP; encoded by the coding sequence ATGGCGAAGGACCCCGACGGGGAAACCGGGCTCCCGGCGAGCCTGGAGATGGCCTGGGGTCTGCGCGAACGCCCCGGCAAGGGCCCCCGCCCCACCCTCACGCTCCCCCGGATCGTGGACGCCGCCGTCGCGCTCGCCGCGGGGGAGGGGATGGACGCCGTCTCCATGGGCCGGGTGGCCAAGGAACTGGGCGTCTCGACGATGTCCCTCTACCGGTACGTCACGGCGAAGGAAGAGCTGTACATCCTGATGGCCGACGCGGGCGTCGGCACCCCGCCGCCCGAGCCGTCCGGCGGCGGGGAGGGGATGGGCTGGCGGGAGCTGCTGTCGCAGTGGGCGTACGCGCAGCGGACCGTCCTGATGATGAACACCTGGATCCTGCGCATCCCGATCACCGGGGCGCCGGTCAGCCCGAACCAGCTCGCCTGGATGGAACGCGGGCTCGCGGCGATGGCCGGGACCGCCCTGCGGGAGAGCGAGAAGGTCTCGGCGATCGTCCTCATCGGGGGCCTGGTCCGCAACGAGGCGACGATGGCCGCGGACATGATGGACGCCATCGTGAAGTCCGGCGTCGCACCGGACCAGGTGCTGGGCCAGTACGTGCGCACGCTGCGGCTGATGACCGGCCCGGACACGCACCCGGCGGTGACCCGGCTGCTGGAGTCCGACGCGTTCACGGGCTCGGACGAGCCGGACTTCCAGTTCCGCTTCGGCCTGAACCGCATTCTGGACGGCCTGGCCGCGCTGATCGGCGAGCGGTCCGCTCCGTGA
- a CDS encoding bifunctional uroporphyrinogen-III C-methyltransferase/uroporphyrinogen-III synthase, with product MNPTSPTTSAFPAVAVHGHVTFLGAGPGDPGLLTLRAVEALAAADVLIAEPEVLEVVRTHARAGVDTPQLTIADEKSAAAGVPVIRDAANLVMEAARSGRRVVRAVTGDPGLDGHAADEMLACATEGIPFEVVPGVATAVGVPAYAGVPLSGKQGADVRFVNARSASQRCWSEAGASDGILVVSATLETVSAAAAELVSAGRKPDTPLTVTVAGTTTRQRTWSATLGTIAQVFKQGKILPSPEGSRPVIAVVGEHGAAARREELSWFESKPLFGWRVLVPRTKEQAASLSDQLRSYGAVPHEVPTIAVEPPRTPQQMERAVKGLVTGRYEWIAFTSVNAVKAVREKFEEYGLDARAFAGIKVAAVGEQTAAALVEFGVKPDLVPSGEQSAAGLLEDWPPYDPVFDPIDRVFLPRADIATETLVAGLIELGWEVDDVTAYRTVRASPPPQDTREAIKGGGFDAVLFTSSSTVRNLVGIAGKPHNVTVIACIGPATAKTAEEHGLRVDVLSPEPSVGKLAEALAEYGAARREAAKEAGENVYRPSERRPGARRRRTT from the coding sequence TTGAACCCCACAAGTCCCACCACCTCCGCTTTCCCGGCGGTCGCCGTCCACGGGCACGTCACCTTCCTCGGTGCCGGTCCGGGCGACCCGGGTCTGCTGACGCTGCGCGCCGTCGAGGCACTCGCCGCCGCGGACGTCCTGATCGCGGAGCCCGAGGTGCTCGAGGTCGTACGTACGCATGCGCGCGCGGGGGTGGACACGCCGCAGCTGACGATCGCTGACGAGAAGTCAGCAGCCGCCGGGGTCCCGGTGATCCGAGATGCCGCCAATCTTGTCATGGAGGCCGCACGCTCCGGCAGGCGGGTCGTCCGTGCCGTCACCGGCGACCCCGGACTCGACGGACACGCGGCCGACGAGATGCTCGCCTGCGCCACCGAGGGCATCCCCTTCGAGGTCGTCCCCGGCGTCGCGACCGCCGTCGGCGTGCCCGCGTACGCCGGTGTGCCGCTCAGCGGCAAGCAGGGCGCGGACGTGCGGTTCGTGAACGCACGGAGCGCCTCCCAGCGCTGCTGGAGCGAGGCGGGCGCCAGCGACGGCATCCTCGTCGTCTCCGCCACGCTGGAGACCGTGTCGGCGGCCGCCGCCGAGCTGGTGAGCGCCGGGCGCAAGCCCGACACCCCGCTCACCGTGACCGTGGCCGGCACCACGACCCGCCAGCGGACGTGGAGCGCGACCCTGGGCACCATCGCCCAGGTGTTCAAGCAGGGCAAGATCCTCCCCTCGCCCGAGGGATCACGGCCCGTCATAGCCGTGGTCGGGGAGCACGGCGCCGCCGCGCGCCGCGAGGAGCTGTCCTGGTTCGAGTCGAAGCCGCTGTTCGGCTGGCGCGTGCTCGTACCGCGGACCAAGGAGCAGGCAGCCTCGCTCTCCGACCAGCTGCGCTCGTACGGCGCCGTCCCGCACGAGGTGCCCACCATCGCCGTGGAGCCCCCGCGCACCCCGCAGCAGATGGAGCGGGCCGTCAAGGGACTCGTCACCGGCCGCTACGAGTGGATCGCCTTCACCTCGGTGAACGCGGTGAAGGCCGTGCGCGAGAAGTTCGAGGAGTACGGGCTCGACGCCCGTGCCTTCGCCGGCATCAAGGTCGCCGCCGTGGGCGAGCAGACCGCCGCCGCGCTGGTCGAATTCGGCGTCAAGCCCGACCTGGTGCCCAGCGGCGAGCAGTCCGCCGCCGGACTGCTCGAGGACTGGCCGCCGTACGACCCGGTCTTCGACCCGATCGACCGCGTCTTCCTGCCGCGCGCCGACATCGCCACCGAGACCCTGGTCGCCGGGCTGATCGAGCTCGGGTGGGAGGTCGACGACGTCACCGCCTACCGGACCGTGCGCGCGTCCCCGCCGCCGCAGGACACCCGCGAGGCGATCAAGGGCGGCGGCTTCGACGCCGTGCTCTTCACCTCCTCCTCGACCGTGCGCAACCTCGTCGGCATCGCCGGCAAGCCGCACAACGTCACCGTCATCGCCTGTATCGGACCGGCGACGGCCAAGACGGCCGAGGAGCACGGCCTGCGGGTCGACGTCCTCTCGCCGGAGCCGAGCGTCGGCAAGCTGGCGGAGGCCCTCGCCGAATACGGCGCGGCGCGCCGCGAGGCCGCGAAGGAGGCCGGGGAGAACGTCTACCGGCCGAGCGAGCGGCGCCCGGGCGCGCGCAGGCGCCGTACGACGTAG
- a CDS encoding glutamyl-tRNA reductase gives MSLLVVGLSHRSAPVSVLERASLPADAKVKLLHDTLAAEPAAEAAVLATCNRIELYADVDKFHAGVAELSTLLAQHSGVALEELTPYLYVHYEDRAVHHLFSVACGLDSMVVGEGQILGQIKDALALGQELHTAGRLINDLFQQALRVGKRAHSETGIDRAGQSLVTFGLEQLAVHTPVEQWADGKRALVIGAGSMSSLAAATLARVGFTEIVVANRTAERAERLAEILVASGTGVAASAVPMASVADELTRVDVVVSCTGATGLVLTGDEVAEAVALAGPEEAGPAGAVPHPPFDRSPGSARTPRGSAPDPAPHTPAGLDVSAVARLAVLSAGGRRIADGGAVRSKVVVEERDGCPVGLDAPAADPGRTADGRAALTGVDASSLELHGTWADQGEATAQRQPRKGARGQVDAQPVRLALLDLAMPRDIDAAVHRIPGVRLVDIESLAEASADAPMAADVDAVRGIVAEEVAAFGAAQRAAHITPTVVALRAMAAEVVAMEVARFDGRVPDLDERQRAEVTQTVRRVVDKLLHAPTVRVKQLASEPGGAGYAEALRELFDLDPQTVASVSRADAADQNDDSGRAS, from the coding sequence ATGAGTCTGCTCGTCGTAGGGCTGAGCCACCGCAGCGCGCCCGTGAGCGTGCTCGAACGCGCCTCGCTGCCCGCCGATGCCAAGGTCAAGCTGCTGCACGACACGCTGGCCGCGGAGCCGGCGGCGGAGGCGGCGGTCCTCGCCACCTGCAACCGCATCGAGCTGTACGCGGACGTGGACAAGTTCCACGCGGGCGTCGCCGAGCTGTCCACCTTGCTGGCGCAGCACAGCGGCGTCGCGCTCGAGGAGCTCACCCCGTACCTCTACGTGCACTACGAGGACCGGGCCGTGCACCACCTCTTCTCGGTGGCGTGCGGACTGGACTCCATGGTCGTGGGCGAGGGACAGATCCTCGGCCAGATCAAGGACGCGCTCGCGCTGGGGCAGGAGCTCCACACCGCGGGCCGGCTGATCAACGACCTCTTCCAGCAGGCGCTGCGCGTCGGCAAGCGGGCGCACTCCGAGACCGGGATCGACCGGGCGGGGCAGTCGCTGGTGACCTTCGGGCTGGAGCAGCTCGCCGTGCACACGCCGGTCGAGCAGTGGGCCGACGGGAAGCGGGCGCTCGTCATCGGGGCCGGATCGATGTCCTCGCTGGCCGCGGCCACGCTGGCGCGGGTCGGCTTCACCGAGATCGTCGTCGCGAACCGGACCGCCGAGCGGGCGGAGCGTTTGGCCGAGATTCTGGTTGCCTCGGGCACCGGGGTGGCGGCTTCTGCCGTTCCGATGGCCTCGGTCGCGGACGAACTGACACGAGTCGACGTCGTGGTGTCGTGTACCGGCGCCACCGGGCTGGTGCTGACCGGGGACGAGGTGGCCGAGGCCGTTGCCCTGGCCGGGCCGGAGGAGGCGGGACCTGCGGGGGCCGTCCCCCACCCGCCCTTCGACCGTTCCCCGGGCTCCGCCCGGACCCCGCGGGGCTCCGCCCCGGACCCCGCGCCTCACACGCCGGCGGGGCTGGATGTGTCCGCCGTCGCGCGGCTCGCCGTGCTCTCGGCCGGCGGTCGGCGGATCGCCGATGGCGGGGCCGTGCGGAGCAAGGTGGTCGTCGAGGAGCGCGACGGATGCCCCGTCGGGCTCGACGCGCCGGCCGCCGATCCGGGACGCACCGCCGACGGGCGGGCCGCGCTCACCGGCGTCGACGCCAGCTCGCTCGAACTGCACGGAACCTGGGCCGATCAGGGCGAGGCGACCGCACAGCGGCAGCCCCGCAAGGGAGCCCGCGGCCAGGTGGACGCGCAGCCCGTACGGCTCGCCCTGCTGGACCTCGCCATGCCGCGCGACATCGACGCCGCCGTCCACCGGATCCCCGGCGTACGGCTCGTCGACATCGAGTCGCTGGCGGAGGCCTCGGCCGACGCGCCGATGGCCGCGGACGTCGACGCCGTACGCGGGATAGTGGCCGAGGAAGTGGCCGCCTTCGGCGCCGCACAGCGGGCCGCGCACATCACGCCCACCGTGGTCGCCCTGCGCGCCATGGCCGCCGAAGTCGTCGCCATGGAAGTGGCACGGTTCGACGGACGGGTACCCGACCTCGACGAGCGGCAGCGGGCCGAAGTGACCCAGACCGTGCGGCGCGTCGTCGACAAGCTCCTCCACGCGCCGACCGTGCGCGTCAAGCAGCTCGCGAGCGAGCCCGGCGGCGCCGGGTACGCCGAGGCGCTGCGCGAACTCTTCGATCTCGACCCGCAGACGGTGGCCTCCGTCAGCCGGGCGGACGCGGCAGACCAGAACGACGACTCAGGACGGGCATCATGA
- a CDS encoding DUF1876 domain-containing protein, producing MSTLVGWHAELEFTEEGHRTSAAALVRLGDGSEIRAHGYAMRHPSDPEQLRVGEEIAGARALMDLASQMLQKAHSEIDEATGRHSYPLNR from the coding sequence ATGTCCACACTCGTCGGGTGGCATGCGGAGCTCGAATTCACCGAGGAGGGCCACCGCACCAGTGCGGCGGCCCTGGTAAGGCTCGGGGACGGCTCCGAGATCAGAGCGCACGGCTACGCCATGCGCCACCCCTCCGACCCGGAGCAGCTGAGGGTCGGGGAAGAGATCGCGGGTGCTCGCGCGCTCATGGATCTCGCGTCGCAGATGCTGCAGAAGGCCCACTCCGAGATCGACGAGGCGACGGGCCGCCATTCCTACCCGCTCAATCGCTGA
- a CDS encoding HEAT repeat domain-containing protein yields MVRALLWSRDLPDPAERLPEAERARLLDAARHWYGAGAEAELRRRTGAAGPAETATVEDEWCQVEEITLGGLTVRAGHGAVLTTLEALFGVPVPLEELVARAVRHTESHVDWSAAGRRLEARLAEGSREVVTALRHHPSPVHRRFAADWLVTVQWRLKAEEYPYDAEDRELLAAWADVEPDPEVLAAVLWAITEHDVGHPRLESIGLRYAVHPDPRVRMRSVYCMGWSDGPFTAAERGALELLAADPDDEVRFCAVLSLLAAGQDVDALHGVVRDLVRDPHSPMRLAAADSMAESADRTADATDLLLSLLDAGEQLTRLVGAYGLALRDHPGTPEAYARAEELGPFFTPDHRVNALWSWQERNDPARGAAGARYPDGTE; encoded by the coding sequence GTGGTCCGCGCGCTGCTGTGGTCCAGGGACCTCCCCGACCCGGCGGAGCGGCTGCCGGAGGCGGAGCGGGCACGGCTGCTGGACGCGGCCCGGCACTGGTACGGGGCGGGCGCGGAGGCGGAGCTGCGGCGCCGGACGGGTGCTGCGGGCCCGGCCGAGACCGCGACGGTGGAGGACGAGTGGTGCCAGGTCGAGGAGATCACGCTCGGCGGGCTGACGGTACGCGCGGGACACGGCGCCGTACTGACCACCCTGGAGGCGCTGTTCGGCGTCCCGGTCCCCCTGGAGGAACTGGTCGCCCGCGCCGTCCGGCACACCGAATCGCACGTGGACTGGTCCGCGGCCGGCAGACGGCTCGAGGCCCGGCTCGCGGAGGGCAGCCGGGAGGTCGTGACGGCTCTGCGGCACCACCCGTCCCCCGTCCACCGCCGCTTCGCCGCCGACTGGCTGGTGACCGTGCAGTGGCGCCTCAAGGCCGAGGAGTACCCGTACGACGCGGAGGACCGGGAGCTCCTCGCCGCCTGGGCGGACGTGGAGCCGGACCCCGAGGTCCTCGCGGCGGTGCTGTGGGCCATCACCGAACACGACGTGGGGCACCCGCGGCTGGAGTCCATCGGCCTGAGGTACGCCGTCCACCCGGACCCCCGGGTGCGCATGCGGTCGGTGTACTGCATGGGCTGGTCCGACGGGCCGTTCACGGCCGCGGAGCGCGGGGCCCTGGAGCTCCTGGCGGCCGACCCCGACGACGAGGTGCGGTTCTGCGCCGTCCTGAGCCTGCTGGCGGCGGGACAGGACGTGGACGCCCTGCACGGTGTGGTCCGCGACCTGGTCCGCGACCCGCACAGCCCGATGCGGCTGGCGGCCGCGGACAGCATGGCGGAGTCCGCCGACCGCACGGCCGACGCCACGGACCTGCTGCTGTCCCTGCTGGACGCGGGCGAGCAGCTGACCCGCCTGGTCGGCGCCTACGGGCTGGCCCTGCGGGACCATCCGGGCACCCCGGAGGCGTACGCGCGGGCGGAGGAACTCGGCCCGTTCTTCACGCCCGACCACCGGGTGAACGCGCTCTGGAGCTGGCAGGAGCGCAACGACCCCGCCCGGGGCGCCGCCGGTGCACGGTACCCAGACGGCACTGAGTAG
- a CDS encoding ATP-binding cassette domain-containing protein → MTTHDDLGIHATALTKSYGALRVLDGIDLAVPRGSVLALLGPNGAGKTTTVRILATLTEPDSGTARVAGHDTASARALVRRSISLTGQFAAVDELQTGAEMLRMMGRLRGLRPRAARARADELLERFGLAEAAARTAKTYSGGMRRRLDLAASLVSQPEVIFLDEPTTGLDPRSRQDLWDLVRELRADGTTVLLTTQYLEEADRLADRVVVLAEGRIVAEGTPAALKSRVAGHRLDLTLTHRAAYDALTPRAVHLVPDELTLGLPTDGSAAHVRALLDELDPDCTDIARFAVRTATLDDVFLALTGAAR, encoded by the coding sequence ATGACCACGCACGACGACCTCGGCATCCACGCCACCGCCCTGACCAAGTCCTACGGCGCCCTGCGCGTCCTCGACGGCATCGACCTCGCCGTCCCGCGCGGCAGCGTCCTCGCCCTCCTCGGCCCCAACGGCGCCGGGAAGACCACCACCGTCCGCATCTTGGCGACCCTCACCGAGCCCGACTCCGGGACCGCCCGCGTCGCGGGCCACGACACCGCGTCCGCACGGGCCCTCGTACGCCGCTCCATCAGCCTCACCGGGCAGTTCGCGGCCGTCGACGAACTCCAGACCGGCGCCGAGATGCTGCGCATGATGGGCCGCCTGCGCGGACTGCGCCCGCGCGCGGCGCGGGCCCGGGCCGACGAACTGCTGGAGCGCTTCGGACTCGCCGAGGCCGCCGCGCGCACGGCGAAGACGTACTCGGGAGGCATGCGACGGCGCCTCGACCTCGCCGCAAGCCTGGTCTCGCAGCCGGAGGTGATCTTCCTGGACGAGCCGACGACCGGACTCGACCCGCGCAGCCGCCAGGACCTGTGGGACCTCGTACGGGAACTGCGCGCGGACGGCACGACCGTGCTGCTCACCACCCAGTACCTGGAGGAGGCCGACCGGCTCGCCGACCGCGTCGTCGTCCTGGCCGAGGGGCGGATCGTCGCCGAGGGCACGCCCGCCGCGCTCAAGTCGCGGGTCGCGGGCCACCGCCTCGACCTGACCCTGACCCACCGGGCCGCCTACGACGCACTGACCCCGCGCGCGGTGCACCTCGTACCGGACGAGCTCACCCTGGGCCTGCCCACCGACGGCAGCGCGGCCCACGTCCGTGCCCTGCTCGACGAACTCGACCCGGACTGCACCGACATCGCCCGCTTCGCGGTGCGCACCGCCACCCTCGACGACGTGTTCCTCGCCCTGACGGGAGCTGCCCGATGA
- a CDS encoding ABC transporter permease → MTTTMTAPTAALALAGRSLRISRRSPDALIAALMLPVMLMLIFVYFFGGAIDTGTEYVTYVVPGAMLLCAGFGAASTAVSVADDMKNGIVDRFRSLDIGGVPILAAHVTASVLRNLLSTVLVLAVALAIGFRPQAGPLAFLAAAGLLLAYITAISWLAAVLGLLAKSPEAAGGFTFLMMFLPYPSSAFVPIHTMPTWLHGFAENQPLTPVIESLRALLLAQSAGNSPWVALAWCAGITAVAVALAGTLFRGRTR, encoded by the coding sequence ATGACGACCACGATGACTGCCCCCACCGCCGCGCTCGCGCTGGCCGGCCGCAGCCTGCGCATCAGCCGCCGCAGCCCGGACGCGCTGATCGCCGCGCTGATGCTCCCCGTGATGCTGATGCTGATCTTCGTCTACTTCTTCGGCGGCGCCATCGACACCGGGACCGAGTACGTGACGTACGTCGTCCCCGGCGCCATGCTCCTCTGCGCGGGCTTCGGCGCGGCGAGCACCGCCGTCAGCGTCGCGGACGACATGAAGAACGGGATCGTCGACCGCTTCCGCTCCCTGGACATCGGAGGCGTCCCGATCCTGGCCGCCCACGTCACGGCCTCCGTCCTGCGCAACCTGCTGTCCACCGTCCTGGTCCTCGCCGTCGCCCTCGCCATCGGCTTCCGACCCCAGGCCGGACCGCTCGCCTTCCTCGCTGCGGCCGGACTGCTGCTCGCGTACATCACGGCGATCTCGTGGCTTGCCGCCGTACTCGGTCTGCTCGCCAAGTCCCCCGAGGCGGCTGGCGGTTTCACGTTCCTGATGATGTTCCTGCCGTACCCGTCCAGCGCGTTCGTCCCGATCCACACGATGCCGACCTGGCTGCACGGCTTCGCCGAGAACCAGCCGCTGACCCCGGTCATCGAATCCCTGCGCGCACTGCTGCTGGCGCAGTCGGCGGGGAACTCCCCCTGGGTGGCGCTGGCCTGGTGCGCGGGCATCACGGCGGTGGCCGTGGCCTTGGCGGGCACCCTGTTCCGCGGCCGGACCCGCTGA